Proteins encoded in a region of the Balaenoptera musculus isolate JJ_BM4_2016_0621 chromosome 21, mBalMus1.pri.v3, whole genome shotgun sequence genome:
- the PLEKHA2 gene encoding pleckstrin homology domain-containing family A member 2 encodes MPYVDRQNRICGFLDIEENENSGKFLRRYFILDTQANCLLWYMDNPQNLAIGAGAVGSLQLTYISKVSIATPKQKPKTPLCFVINALSQRYFLQANDQKDLKDWVEALNQASKITVPKVGNLPLTTEVLKSLATPLALEKKPQVAYKTEIIGGVVVHTPISQNGGDGQEGSEPGSHAILRRSQSYIPTTGCRVPTGPPLIKSGYCVKQGNVRKSWKRRFFVLDDFTICYFKCEQDREPLRTIFLKDVLKTHECLVKSGDLLMRDNLFEIITSSRTFYVQADSPEDMHSWIKEIGAAVQALKCHPREMSFSRSISLTRSGSSSLSGGPNSVLCRGRPPLEERRALCKAPSVASSWQPWTPVPQAGEKLLPTEETPEDSLFMPRLGESSTSGVLPSSRIRHRSEPQHPKEKPFVFNLDDENIRTSDV; translated from the exons ATGCCTTATGTGGATCGGCAGAACCGAATCTGTGGGTTCCTGGACATCGAGGAGAATGAGAACAGCGGCAAGTTTCTGCGGAGGTACTTTATTCTGGACACGCAGGCCAACTGCCTTCTCTGGTACATGGACAACCCCCAG AACCTGGCAATTGGGGCAGGAGCCGTCGGATCTTTGCAGCTGACCTACATCTCGAAG GTGAGCATAGCCACCCCAAAGCAGAAACCCAAGACTCCGTTGTGCTTTG TCATCAACGCCCTCTCGCAGAGGTATTTTCTTCAAGCCAATGACCAGAAAGATCTGAAGGACTGGGTCGAAGCCCTGAACCAAGCCAGCAAAATCACT GTACCCAAAGTTGGGAACCTGCCCCTGACGACCGAAGTTCTCAAGAGCCTAGCAACTCCTCTGGCCCTAGAGAAGAAGCCACAGGTGGCCTACAAGACAGAGATCATCGGAGGCGTGGTGGTACACACGCCCATCAGCCAg AACGGTGGGGATGGGCAGGAAGGGAGTGAGCCCGGCTCCCACGCCATCCTTCGAAGGTCTCAGAGTTACATCCCCACGACAGGCTGCCGTGTCCCCACCGGGCCCCCCCTCATTAAGAGCGGCTATTGTGTGAAGCAAGGGAATGTG CGCAAGAGCTGGAAACGACGCTTCTTTGTGCTGGACGATTTCACCATCTGCTACTTCAAGTGTGAGCAG GACCGAGAACCACTGCGTACCATATTCCTCAAGGATGTTCTCAAGACCCACGAGTGTCTGGTCAAGTCTGG cgATCTGCTGATGAGGGACAACCTGTTTGAAATAATAACCAGCTCCAGGACCTTCTACGTGCAG GCAGACAGTCCAGAAGACATGCACAGCTGGATTAAGGAGATCGGGGCAGCTGTCCAGGCCCTCAAGTGCCACCCCAGA GAAATGTCCTTTTCTCGATCCATTTCTTTGACCCGCTCTGGAAGCTCCAGCCTCTCAGGGGGGCCCAACTCTGTCTTGTGCAGAGGGCGGCCGCCTCTGGAGGAGAGAAGGGCCCTCTGCAAAGCCCCCTCCGTGGCTTCCTCCTGGCAGCCCTGGACACCTGTCCCCCAGGCTGGGGAAAAGCTGCTTCCCACTGAAGAGACTCCTGAGGACTCTTTGTTCATGCCTCGACTTGGGGAGAGCAGTACTTCCGGGGTGCTGCCCAGCTCCCGGATAAGGCACAGATCGGAGCCCCAGCACCCCAAGGAGAAGCCATTTGTGTTCAACCTCGATGATGAAAACATACGGACCTCTGATGTGTGA